A genomic segment from Pelobates fuscus isolate aPelFus1 chromosome 7, aPelFus1.pri, whole genome shotgun sequence encodes:
- the LOC134568587 gene encoding CARD- and ANK-domain containing inflammasome adapter protein-like, whose translation MTVSQKEHSSLKMSTIAVTHLPAIQSTNLFINPYAIEVLKNKKEELVEGIKNPDLLLNWLVDNGLFPMDKKVAMSYYRTRTEKNSRMLDILVSKGERACRLFFYPCLKLIEPEIYNSVKQYVSNVNDYVGDGKRQLVGYLLERDKEDLKRPVIEKVVKPAYKETLPKIKKVPEKVSEVPRPKEKPRSLPQSPKEPTTKTGSLSMFDAAVKGNLSLLEEILKGSNVNAVNSSGETLLHVAAASGHVPVIEFLISKGAKVEARDNNNRTPLHRAAENGHVEAVKLLLKAGANIYNFDDGKQTPVHLAAQNNHQKVLQVFLEEEAKRYKNRRNFLHMAAIKDDSKLVTMLLTNGAQVDATDEKNQTALFHAVSSEHEATVKVLLEHGASIDSNIIDIAFKTNNEKIFGLLLEYSKGLSPDTMISAMFKAVKLNLYGIINALIDKGTDVNATNDLNYTPLLLAAELGKSEAAQAVIEKGADLDVRTPNLNTALHLAVQGGDVSITKLLIRKGININITGPGDQTPIHVAAFHNRQELIDILIEAGADVNVVTKELVTPLHIASQRGNLDLAQRLLHHKAKVNVKDKISRTPLHLATEGGGAAMVQLLLNNKADPNAADKDKKTPLHFAATLGEAEMVEAMLKNHGRFAAKDMDGCTPLHYAAVAGSTDTVRALLEAGKSKNVDDKNVWRKTPLHQAAEHGHSDVINMLLSNGAAINPLDSNRDTPLHCACKAGHFTSVQTLVGWAQGEKANLQATNSLKKTPLQVAESENTDGHQHITTFLKKKMHLIK comes from the coding sequence ATGACTGTGAGCCAGAAGGAACATTCTTCTTTGAAAATGAGCACCATTGCTGTAACACATTTGCCAGCAATCCAGTCCACCAATCTTTTTATAAATCCTTACGCTATTGAGGTGTTAAAGAACAAAAAAGAGGAACTTGTTGAAGGTATTAAGAATCCAGATCTTCTCCTGAACTGGTTAGTGGACAATGGGTTATTCCCAATGGATAAAAAAGTGGCCATGTCTTATTACCGAACCAGGACAGAGAAAAACTCACGGATGCTTGATATTCTGGTGTCTAAAGGTGAGCGGGCCTGTCGACTCTTTTTCTATCCTTGTCTTAAGTTGATTGAGCCAGAAATATATAACAGTGTTAAGCAATATGTCAGCAACGTGAATGATTATGTTGGGGATGGCAAAAGGCAACTCGTGGGATATTTGCTTGAAAGGGACAAAGAAGACCTTAAAAGGCCTGTTATCGAAAAGGTGGTGAAACCAGCTTACAAGGAGACTCTGCCCAAAATTAAAAAGGTTCCAGAGAAAGTATCAGAGGTTCCACGTCCTAAAGAAAAGCCAAGAAGTTTGCCCCAGTCTCCCAAAGAACCCACCACAAAAACGGGTTCTCTTAGTATGTTTGATGCTGCTGTAAAGGGGAATCTCTCACTTTTGGAGGAAATATTAAAGGGTTCAAATGTCAATGCTGTGAATTCTTCAGGCGAGACCCTTCTCCATGTCGCTGCGGCCAGTGGACATGTCCCAGTGATAGAATTTTTAATCAGCAAAGGGGCTAAAGTAGAAGCCAGAGACAATAATAATAGGACACCGTTGCACAGAGCGGCAGAGAACGGACATGTAGAGGCTGTCAAGTTATTGCTTAAGGCTGGTGCTAATATTTACAACTTTGATGACGGCAAACAAACCCCTGTTCACTTGGCTGCACAAAACAACCACCAAAAAGTATTGCAAGTCTTTCTGGAGGAAGAAGCTAAGCGTTATAAAAATAGGCGCAACTTTTTACACATGGCCGCAATCAAAGACGATAGCAAACTGGTGACGATGCTTTTAACAAATGGTGCCCAGGTGGACGCCACAGATGAGAAAAACCAGACTGCTTTGTTTCACGCTGTTTCCAGTGAGCATGAAGCCACGGTTAAAGTATTATTAGAACACGGAGCTTCGATAGATTCCAACATTATTGATATTGCCTTTAAGACCAACAATGAAAAGATTTTTGGGTTATTACTAGAATATTCTAAAGGATTGTCTCCCGACACCATGATATCGGCAATGTTCAAAGCCGTCAAGCTGAATCTGTATGGTATAATCAATGCTTTAATTGATAAGGGAACAGATGTCAATGCTACAAATGACCTGAACTACACACCATTGTTGCTTGCCGCAGAATTAGGAAAATCAGAAGCAGCCCAGGCTGTCATTGAAAAAGGAGCGGATCTTGATGTTAGAACGCCGAATCTGAACACAGCCTTACATCTGGCGGTTCAAGGAGGAGATGTTTCAATCACGAAACTACTCATACGTAAAGgaataaatattaatatcacaGGCCCTGGAGACCAGACTCCAATTCATGTCGCTGCTTTTCATAACAGGCAAGAACTGATTGATATTTTAATTGAGGCTGGAGCTGATGTGAATGTCGTAACAAAGGAATTAGTGACTCCTTTGCATATTGCAAGCCAGAGGGGAAACCTTGATCTTGCACAACGTCTTCTACACCACAAAGCCAAAGTTAATGTTAAAGATAAGATTTCAAGGACACCCTTACATCTTGCCACTGAAGGAGGGGGGGCAGCTATGGTGCAGTTGCTTCTAAACAACAAGGCAGACCCTAACGCTGCCGATAAAGATAAAAAGACCCCTCTTCACTTTGCAGCAACCCTTGGAGAAGCTGAGATGGTGGAAGCTATGTTAAAAAACCATGGCAGGTTTGCAGCTAAAGATATGGATGGTTGCACACCCCTTCACTATGCTGCGGTTGCAGGCAGTACGGACACGGTGAGGGCTCTCCTGGAAGCTGGAAAAAGCAAGAATGTGGATGATAAAAATGTGTGGCGGAAAACTCCTTTGCATCAGGCGGCTGAGCACGGCCACAGTGATGTCATCAATATGCTTCTAAGTAACGGCGCAGCCATAAACCCTCTAGACAGCAACAGAGACACGCCGTTGCACTGCGCCTGCAAGGCCGGACACTTCACCTCGGTGCAAACTCTGGTGGGCTGGGCGCAAGGAGAAAAAGCCAATTTGCAGGCTACCAACAGCCTCAAGAAAACACCTCTCCAAGTAGCAGAATCTGAAAATACTGATGGTCACCAGCACATCACAACTTTTCTGAAAAAGAAAATGCACTTAATCAAATAG